A DNA window from Vigna angularis cultivar LongXiaoDou No.4 chromosome 1, ASM1680809v1, whole genome shotgun sequence contains the following coding sequences:
- the LOC108319256 gene encoding CBL-interacting serine/threonine-protein kinase 24 gives MNERRKNMNVRRKIGKYEVGRTIGEGTFAKVKFARNSETGESVAIKTMAKTTILQHRMVEQIKREISIMKIVRHPNIVRLHEVLASQTKIYIILEFVMGGELYDKIVQQGRLSENESRRYFQQLIDAIDHCHKKGVYHRDLKPENLLLDAFGNLKVSDFGLSALTEKGVGLLHTTCGTPNYVAPEVIGNRGYNGAAADVWSCGVILYVLLAGYLPFEEPDLPTLYRRINAAEYVCPFWFSAETKSFIHKILDPNPETRVKIEEIRKVPWFQKNYFPVKLKECEQVNLDDVRAVFDDIEDQYVAEKSEITEGGGPFIMNAFEMISLSQGLNLSPLFDRHQDYVKRQTRFVSRKPAKVIISSVEAVAESMGLKVHSRNYKVRLEGVSVNKVGQLAVVLEVFEVAPSLFMVDIRKAAGDTFDYHKFYKSFCSKLGNIIWRPAGTIPNSNTLKQMTV, from the exons ATGAATGAACGTCGAAAAAACATGAATGTCAGGAGAAAGATCGGGAAGTATGAGGTGGGGCGAACTATTGGTGAAGGCACGTTCGCCAAGGTCAAGTTCGCCAGAAATTCTGAAACAGGGGAGAGCGTGGCCATTAAAACTATGGCTAAGACCACCATTCTCCAGCACAGAATGGTTGAGCAG ATTAAAAGAGAGATATCGATTATGAAGATTGTCAGGCATCCTAATATAGTTAGATTGCACGAG GTTTTGGCTAGCCAGACCAAGATTTACATAATCCTTGAATTTGTGATGGGAGGGGAACTATATGACAAAATT GTTCAGCAGGGAAGGCTTTCTGAAAATGAATCTAGACGCTATTTTCAACAACTTATAGACGCTATTGATCATTGTCATAAAAAGGGTGTGTACCATAGAGACCTGAAG CCTGAAAACCTCCTTCTCGATGCTTTTGGAAATTTGAAAGTTTCTGACTTTGGATTGAGTGCATTGACTGAAAAG GGTGTTGGCCTTCTTCACACCACTTGTGGGACCCCAAATTATGTTGCCCCTGAg GTGATCGGAAATCGAGGATATAATGGTGCTGCAGCTGACGTTTGGTCATGTGGGGTCATCCTATATGTTCTACTAGCCGGATATCTTCCTTTTGAGGAGCCTGACCTTCCAACTTTGTACAGAAGG ATCAATGCTGCAGAGTATGTCTGCCCATTCTGGTTTTCTGCTGAGACAAAGTCATTCATACATAAAATTCTAGATCCTAATCCAGAAACA AGGGtgaaaattgaagaaataaGGAAAGTTCCATGGTTCCAGAAAAACTATTTTCCTGTCAAACTCAAGGAATGTGAGCAAGTAAATTTGGATGATGTTCGGGCTGTTTTTGATGATATTGAG GACCAATATGTTGCTGAAAAGTCAGAAATTACCGAGGGAGGAGGTCCTTTCATAATGAATGCATTTGAGATGATTTCCTTATCACAAGGATTGAATCTTTCACCATTGTTTGATAGGCACCAG GATTATGTAAAGCGACAAACACGTTTTGTCTCCCGTAAACCAGCAAAAGTTATAATTTCTTCTGTTGAAGCTGTTGCAGAGTCAATGGGTCTTAAGGTCCATTCTCGCAATTACAAG GTGAGGCTAGAAGGTGTTTCTGTAAACAAGGTTGGGCAACTTGCGGTGGTCTTGGAg GTTTTTGAAGTCGCTCCATCCCTTTTCATGGTTGATATTCGGAAGGCAGCTGGGGACACTTTTGACTACCACAAG TTTTACAAGAGTTTTTGTTCCAAACTCGGAAACATTATTTGGAGACCGGCAGGGACCATTCCAAATTCTAACACGCTTAAGCAAATGACTGTATAA